A stretch of Desulfotomaculum sp. DNA encodes these proteins:
- a CDS encoding NAD(P)H-dependent glycerol-3-phosphate dehydrogenase: MSRKIAILGAGSWATALAVLLANKGLQVEVWSRRAQLAEEINEKRENLRYLPGVILSDKLKFTASMEKVLLGAGYIIFCVPSFAFRGVLQEVLPYLTDGAVIINGAKGIELDTLQRLSEVFFQEAGPRKYEYVVLSGPSHAEEVSREIPTAVVCAGSSEESAAAAQDLFMTKHFRVYTSSDVKGVELGGALKNIIALGTGISEGLGFGDNTTAALMTRGLAEITRLGVTMGANPSTFAGLAGVGDLIVTCTSRHSRNRRAGIEIGKGKPLQEALAIVNMVVEGVRTTSAARRLADLHGVEMPITEQIYLVLYDNLSPREAVFNLMSRDRRNELESNLG; the protein is encoded by the coding sequence ATGAGTAGAAAAATAGCAATTCTTGGCGCAGGAAGCTGGGCTACAGCCCTGGCGGTCCTTTTGGCAAACAAGGGGCTGCAGGTTGAAGTCTGGTCAAGGAGAGCTCAACTGGCTGAAGAGATTAATGAAAAACGCGAAAACCTGCGCTACCTGCCAGGGGTTATTCTTTCCGATAAGCTGAAGTTTACTGCTAGTATGGAGAAAGTCCTTTTAGGGGCGGGTTACATTATCTTTTGTGTGCCTTCTTTCGCTTTCCGGGGTGTTTTACAGGAAGTTTTGCCTTATCTGACTGACGGAGCAGTTATTATAAACGGCGCTAAAGGCATCGAGTTGGATACTTTGCAGCGTTTATCAGAAGTCTTCTTTCAGGAAGCCGGACCAAGAAAATATGAATATGTAGTTCTATCCGGGCCCAGCCACGCCGAGGAAGTAAGCAGAGAAATTCCTACGGCAGTTGTCTGTGCGGGATCTTCTGAAGAATCTGCCGCGGCAGCCCAGGATCTTTTTATGACAAAGCATTTCAGGGTATATACAAGTTCTGATGTGAAAGGAGTTGAACTGGGAGGCGCCCTGAAGAATATTATAGCCCTGGGCACAGGCATCTCGGAAGGTTTGGGTTTCGGGGACAATACAACCGCAGCGCTGATGACCAGGGGTCTGGCTGAAATTACCAGGCTCGGAGTAACCATGGGAGCAAATCCTTCTACTTTTGCAGGACTTGCCGGTGTGGGTGACCTGATTGTTACCTGTACAAGCAGACACAGCCGTAACCGCAGGGCAGGCATAGAGATTGGGAAAGGCAAGCCGCTTCAGGAGGCCCTTGCTATAGTAAACATGGTAGTGGAAGGCGTGCGCACAACAAGCGCCGCTCGCCGTCTGGCAGATTTGCATGGAGTAGAAATGCCGATCACCGAACAAATTTATCTTGTTTTATATGATAACCTTTCACCGCGTGAGGCAGTATTTAATTTAATGAGCAGGGATCGCAGGAATGAACTGGAGAGCAATTTGGGTTAA